Proteins from one Mesotoga sp. UBA6090 genomic window:
- a CDS encoding phage tail sheath C-terminal domain-containing protein — protein MSSIIPGVTVSVNTFPVAPNVSGNGGTVGFVGDFVFGPTNEVITINTSGEINTKLGGLTKADARALYAILLQKPKALKVVRVVGSAAEYASKALGAGAETALTLTAKYKGAYGNNITVAVANGVLTLVYGSTTETFSFTTLDGLVELINATSTLVTAVKDGSVVPDDITPTAFTLGSDGTVNDASYIGGFDSSSDTRTGLSLFETDADIDIVTIGGTPSSAKNTALMEHCSSLNRIAAVPIIASTLAAAITEVSSYVSADGQNTTMYPNPKFEINGTYYTINGGMVYAGIAGRMDPHRSTANQFVFGCVGTDRGLTAAEMEQLIVAYVNPLTLKGTGYAVRHGLMLSSTPDWRQIGVRRVFNIIARDLDGILDTYVGEPNGADLWKKVTTACDGYLNGLKRADWIEEFSNVCDASINTAEVVSTGRLLAQSYVKPRYIAHYIEVELNKVISITVEERTA, from the coding sequence ATGTCGAGTATTATACCCGGAGTTACCGTATCAGTTAACACCTTTCCAGTCGCTCCGAATGTGTCTGGAAACGGAGGAACAGTAGGATTTGTCGGAGATTTCGTTTTCGGCCCGACAAACGAAGTCATTACAATAAATACATCAGGAGAGATAAATACAAAGCTCGGAGGTCTGACAAAAGCTGACGCAAGAGCGTTGTATGCGATTCTCCTTCAGAAACCGAAAGCGTTGAAAGTTGTAAGAGTGGTTGGCTCTGCTGCAGAGTATGCGTCCAAAGCGCTTGGTGCTGGAGCCGAGACAGCTCTCACGCTTACAGCAAAGTACAAAGGAGCATACGGCAACAACATCACCGTGGCGGTTGCAAACGGAGTCCTTACTTTGGTTTACGGTTCGACTACCGAGACATTTTCATTCACAACTCTTGATGGTCTTGTCGAGCTCATAAACGCAACAAGCACTCTCGTTACTGCTGTCAAAGATGGGTCTGTCGTTCCTGATGACATTACGCCGACGGCTTTCACTCTTGGATCGGACGGTACTGTAAATGATGCTTCCTACATCGGTGGGTTCGACTCTAGTTCGGACACAAGGACAGGGCTGTCTCTCTTTGAGACTGACGCAGACATTGACATAGTAACAATTGGTGGAACTCCATCATCAGCGAAGAACACCGCTCTGATGGAACATTGTTCCAGTCTCAACAGGATAGCCGCTGTTCCGATAATTGCTTCAACACTTGCAGCGGCAATAACAGAAGTGTCAAGTTATGTTAGCGCAGACGGTCAGAACACAACAATGTATCCTAATCCAAAGTTCGAGATCAATGGGACATACTACACGATAAACGGCGGTATGGTTTACGCTGGTATCGCTGGAAGGATGGACCCACACAGATCTACGGCAAACCAGTTTGTCTTTGGCTGTGTAGGCACAGACAGAGGGCTAACGGCTGCTGAGATGGAACAGCTTATCGTGGCTTACGTCAATCCGCTTACGCTAAAGGGTACTGGATATGCTGTAAGGCACGGACTTATGCTCAGCTCAACTCCGGATTGGAGACAGATTGGAGTCAGAAGAGTATTCAACATCATAGCAAGAGACCTTGACGGGATTCTTGATACCTACGTAGGAGAGCCTAATGGGGCAGACCTCTGGAAGAAAGTAACAACCGCCTGCGACGGATACTTGAATGGGTTGAAGAGAGCAGATTGGATAGAGGAATTTTCAAACGTTTGCGACGCGAGCATTAACACGGCAGAAGTGGTAAGCACTGGCAGACTCCTTGCTCAGTCTTACGTTAAGCCGAGATACATTGCTCACTACATCGAGGTCGAGCTTAACAAAGTAATCTCAATAACAGTTGAAGAACGGACTGCGTAG